The Xiphophorus hellerii strain 12219 chromosome 6, Xiphophorus_hellerii-4.1, whole genome shotgun sequence genomic interval AAGGAATAAATGAAGTAACagtataaacaaaaaaatgtaagccaaaaaaagttagaatttcCAAACCAAACCTAAAGagcattttttattatatttggattttattttattttattttatttttcagcatgtATTGAGCGCATACattaaaaacagccaatcaaGTGACCTCATTGTTATATTAGTACTCTGTTATAATTACACTATACTGTATGTTCTGGTTACAAAGTAAGctcaacagaaaaaagaaaaccttgaaAAAATTCAGACCTTGAACTACTGATGAAACAGTCCACTGACCTTCATTTTGCTCACAAACCTATCATCTGATTAAGATTAATCTTTATGCAGTTGAACGTGCAAACGGTAATACTGGTCTTGCTTAAAAATGGGTCCACGAGGGAAATGTATTTCATGCTATCATGATGGCCATGAACTAAATTGCAACAATGATGCAAGCTTTATTGCATGAGAGAGCAATGTGTACTTTAGACTGCAGCAGAAGCATGTCTAattctgtattttgtttgtctgttaGCAGACAAACAAATGACAGGCAGAATGTTGTGAAATGTGGTAGAGAGAGGTTACAAATGGTAGGATTGTTTTTCATCAAGAACATTTACACTCTCGGGTTAATGCCTGGACAGGAAACTGGTGAAAATGCAATATGTTCTAAAAAGGCCATCATTTTATCttgatcttttaaaaataagaaaatgctgTGATATTAAAAGCCAATGGTGCCTGCGAAGTCTACACTAAGAACCCAGCTGCCCTTGTGTTTGATCAGCAGACATATAGTGCCACCTACTGGTTTATGTCAGAAAGCATTGTTAAGATTTTTGTTGatgtgatatacagtatatactgtatatatatttgttgttttttaaatatataaatatttataattaaataacagaacaactttatttatacagaTGTCAATTTCACTATCAGTAAATAAAGTAGGTGTTCTGAATGCAGTTGTTTGGATATCATTTTAAAAGGATCCTTAATACCTGTCCTCAAACATTTATAttagctgaaaatgttaaaaactgtgtaatatctatccatccatccatccattttctgtacacccttgtccctagtggggtcaggcgGGGTGCTAGTGCCTAACTACAGCTTACGTTTCAGGCAACAGtcgtgtttttggactgtgggaggaagtacccggagagaacccatgcacgCACAGgaaaactccatgcagaaagatcccGGGCCTGGAATCGAAcacaggaccttcttgctgcaaggcaagtgctaccaactgtgccacagTGCAGCCCAACAGTGCATTATTCCccttttatttcatatttattcactACTGTTGTTCTGGTCTActacatgaaatcccaataaaatacatggtcGTTTGAGGTTGTAACGACAACACAACCAACTTGCAAAGGACTGTATTTCATATAAATTTGAACTCGCACTGCATTCAATTTAGTGCACTTTCAGTAATAGACCACTAAGTAGAGCTCTGCTCCTTTTTGAATATTGTCACCTCAATGTTTTACTACAGTTTGgatgttattttaaacaaggTTAGGCTCTGAGATATTTGTCTCTTTTAAGAAGGTCATGTGAAAATCTAAGTGTGATAGGACAGCTTTTTGTGCTTGATATTTATAATTGCAggtgataaaaaaatatgaatgtaaTGTTAATGATGTGAGATAAATGCATAAATGAGAGAaaagcattttacaaaaaaaagttgaaacaaaggaaaatatCTATTTAACTGATCTTTGTGAAGGTTAGGAAGATTTGGCAACTTCTCTTTCACctctcagctttaatttacaTTCTACAGTGTACATCTGGTTCTTGATCACTCAGATCTGAGCTTGTAATTACATAAAGGAAATACCACAGGCTCATTAGGGTTCAGATCTGTTTTTTTGATGTCTTCTCTCAACAAAGATGAACACAATGCAGAACAtatcataaaataattataaacctctagaaaaaaaacataaactgctTAGTTGCtttaagtgtattttttatacaagaaaaaaaattataaattaaaatatatattgatcccaaagggaaattaaatgttgttgaatTATGAAAGAGCATTATTATTTGCTGCTTCTGAAGAGTTgggtctttgttttttattatttgaaagaGTGTGTTAATGTGCTCTGAAATATGACTGTTgtgaattgtttttatattgttttaattccttaattttcatatttttttgctttgaatgatttattcaaacatatatatatacatattgtTTAACATAATTCTGTTTGATTATGTTATACAATTATGTTTGCAATTATCTGCAAAAAATGATTGGGGTAAGTGGTTCGATGGGTTGATGACATGTAGCCAAACACATTCTGTTTGCCCTTATTCAAAGCTATGTATTATTTTGAATGCTGGTTAGCCCTACTCTTTGAAATAGAATGCTTGACCAACAGTTCTTCTATCAACAGATCATTTTACCAATACCTGTGGACATTGGCAGCCCCTCCAGAGTGGCCGTAGGTCTTTACTGTACATGGGCACTCAAATTTGAGTAAGTTTGCGGTCCTGTTTTGTTCTCTCCATTTTCAGAATGCTATCATCTCAGTAAGGACCAGAGTCTAGGACACCTTGTTTAATATGCCATAAAGAACTAAACCAGTTCTATAAGAAAAAGGTATTTAAGCCATGTACTACAAAGTATAAAGTGATCCAAGAAATGCATAAAAGGTATTCAATCAACTTAGATGTTTAAGActcaaaattaaaagtttaggATTATAGACAAGACTCTAGTCTCTTTTAAAATGCAGACAATAAGACtaggaagaaaataaagtattttggtcAAATTTCTTTCGTTTAGCATATAAAAAATTCATTGTTGCTGAAgtaaaatatgcatttcttGCAACCATTTGCAattgattattttgaaataacacatgtcacatcatatttttacaatgtcAGCTAATTTAGgtcatgaggaaaaaaagaaaagaaagaaaagataatTTGTCTTCACTATTTCACATTATGTCCTGGAAGGCAGGCCACATCTACAGGGCTGGGAAGCACTATGACTCTACTAAAATTCTGTCTGTGGGTGGAGCCATTCGCTGTCCTAGCACGCAAGCTAGTGTTGCTTTAAAGACATCACGGAATTAGCTGTACTCTTGGCGAATTTTCACTCTGTATTATGTCTATGTCCATAACTGTCTGCTGCAATCGAGTAAGTGTGATTTTTGTCACATTCGGAAAAATATTAATGCATACTactattttaatttacattacATATTACATTACAAATCAAAATAAGGTACGATTAAATTAGCAagactttcaaatgtttttatgaaacgGTAGCgctattagtttttatttttaattttctatttacatTTAGTATGAAACTGAACTTGCTACATCATAAAATTGCTATCAACTCGAAATGCGATAGTTGTATCTCcgattttttctttctaacaTTGAACTATCCACGTGGGAGCGTGACGTCAGCCCGGCGTCAGGGACAGTTACATCAGAGCTTTTGCCGGTGCGGTGTTACAAATATTACTTCCGTGTAAGCTGCGCTCACGAAGCTCATCTGATAGTCTCTTTGCAAAGCTTCTCCAAAGCAACGCAGGTAAAATCTTTTCACCTCTGTACATTAAAACTGTGACGTCAGTTGGTAAACAGCCGATAATgaactttagtttttattgtctCGTGTTTCCGTGACTGTTTGGGCCCTGAATTGACGTTCAGGCCGTTTCGAAAGATTAAACCAACGTTCGTTTTTAAtcagaaatacaaatcaaaaaaatcctGTCTGCTATAACGGTCTATACATGGGTAAATTGTTCcctactttaaaaatgtatcttctTTGTCCTTCATGTCACCTTCTAACAGGTCATGATGAGCCAAGCTAAATTAAAACCAGTAAGGCTGCAACTTTAGAATGTGTTTAGATAAGATTCAGTAAACCAACTTTAtaataagcttttttttctggactGGCTGAACTGTCAAAGTTCTGAAAAttactgtgaaaatgttttaaaattctgCTATTTTGTGTGCTCCATAGTCAAGATGTCATCTTACGAAGAAGGAAATGATTCAAAGTTAATGCGGAAAGTGAAGGAGAATCCCTTTGTTCCATTGGGTGAGTATGTTTTATTCCATGGTAATAGAGTAAAAAACTCCATGTTGAATTGTGAAGTTTCATGTTTGTAGTTGCAGTATGCAGTTTTGAAATTGAGCTGTATATAATCCCTAGTTGTTTTGCAGGATTGGCTGGATTTATTGGCATCGTTGGACACCAGctgtacaaaatgaaaaatcgAGGGGACACAAAAATGTCCGTGCACTTGATTCACATGCGTGTAGCTGCGCAAGGCTTTGTGGTTGGAGCCATGACAGTAGGTATGTATATTTAGTATCTTGTTTCCTATCTTGGTTGCTTTTATATTAGCAATATCTTTCATCTCATTTACATTAGAATGTATGTCTATATGAGATAAAAACATCAATGGTTGTGAGAAGGACGATATCTACATTCTACATTGGTGTAGACAATATCTACATTTTACATATCTACATTGGTCTCCCTGGGTGATGTTACACTGGTGACAGTTAGGATGAAAGTAGGGTATGATTCTTCAAACCTCATCTTCGACATAGATGTAAAGTTGAAATTTGCTCGCAGCAGATCTTCAGTAGAGCTTATGTCTATTTTAAGGCTTTTCCCAGACTTAGAAATTTGCCACAATTTTCCTAgcctggttaaaaaaataaataaataaaaaatagtcctttgttctacactttgcttcgtacagagggtctggacacttggctattgagaaatgattgcttgcTAGAGGGGTTTACTCctgaaattttacattttagtcaATTGCTAACGATTGGCTGTGGTGTGTGTAATGTGCCAGTTTGATGCTATGAAACTTGGGggaaattgcatttttttacattaaggGTTCCCATCACTTTTCCTGTGCTTTTACAGGAAAAGTGATCTAAAGCCTAGATCAGTTGTTGTACAAAGGCTAGTGAAAGTCTGTTAATCTGTTGGAATATTAccatataatataatattagcATAGAATTATATTACTCTCTAAatataatttctaaatattccATCTGAGTGTTCCACTATAGCTCAGTACTGCACAATTTCCTATTGTGGTAAGGATTAGGCTTGATTTATTGTGGAACTCCTTTGTTCTCTTTAGTTATCTATAGATGAGAACTACTTAATGTTTGCCTTATTGTGTTTCTTGCTTTATCAAGCAGTGATTACTTTGAATTTCATTTATCACAACTCTGAGCTGCaacttttttgatttgtttcctTCTTCAAGTTTCCATCCTCTAACTcgcctttttcttctttttttttcctctcttttagGAGTCCTGTATTCAATGTACAACGAGTACATTAGGCACCCCAAAGAAGAGCAGAACACTGGAAAACACAATTGAACAGAGACTCTTACAAtgagttttttgtgtctttaataCTCTCACATTTATAGATGTACATTCAGAGGCTGACTGATGACTAAAAACCAACTGATGGTGTACccttttacagaaaatgtttgaaattgcaAATGTAAATGGGGTGGATGCTTGTGAGAATTATGGCAacactgatgtatttttttctaatgtttcaGTGTAgcatataaaacaatattagtTGCAGATAAATTTGACAATATTTATGACCAGGATAAATCTGACTCTAGTAATGACCACAAACAAAAGGTTCTGgctttcatatttatttatcattgtCCTATTGAAAGTCAGCTACACTTTTATGTTGTAATTTGGGTTTtggacaaattaaaaacatttccatattaaatgcttttaatttggttttgggtttttttttctgtaaaatattcacCTCTCCTGACAAAAGCTTTAACAGATGTTTGCACACtgtcacaagaaaaaaaaaattcatgttttttgttataagTATTTCTACtaaaatgctgatttttattcattgagATTCTCTGCATTGTActgctaattatttttaatttattagtaTTTTCTTCATATATTTTTGCAATGAGATATGAATGatacaaaaaaatcaagtgagttttatataaataaactgtggTGTAGTTTGTTAAACACAATGTAGCCTGTTTTAGTGGCAAACATTAATTAGTTCCTAAGGTATTTCCCGGGCTGATTTTTATTGTATGTGTAGG includes:
- the higd1a gene encoding HIG1 domain family member 1A, mitochondrial, with the protein product MSSYEEGNDSKLMRKVKENPFVPLGLAGFIGIVGHQLYKMKNRGDTKMSVHLIHMRVAAQGFVVGAMTVGVLYSMYNEYIRHPKEEQNTGKHN